In the genome of Sulfurimonas autotrophica DSM 16294, the window TTTTTAATGCCTTCGCCGTTATATCTTTCACCTTCTGGAAAAATATATATATTCATATCATCCACTTTTGCAAGCGTCCTTTTGATTGTTTTAAAAAATCTCACCAATCCTTTTTTATTTTCCAAGTCAACCGGAATACATCCGCTGTATTGAAAAAATTTTCCATATATTGGGTCGTTAAAAAGTTCCTGTTTTGCTATCCATGCACCGCTTTTGTTATTTTTTGAAAAAATATTTTCCATAACGAGAATATCAAGCAGAGAACGATGATTTATAGCATATAAAATTTTATCTTTTTTTGGAAGTTCACCGATAAGTTTGATCTTAATATTTAAAAAGTCCAAGACCTGATTT includes:
- a CDS encoding lysophospholipid acyltransferase family protein translates to MLKDLGKYIFMIELGYKYIKIFKQTYFHPFITQKYAYQELSKARQEYSNQVLDFLNIKIKLIGELPKKDKILYAINHRSLLDILVMENIFSKNNKSGAWIAKQELFNDPIYGKFFQYSGCIPVDLENKKGLVRFFKTIKRTLAKVDDMNIYIFPEGERYNGEGIKKFQSGASKIAKANNLDIVPVYINNKLEKVFKSSPYKEPYTVEVHVGDITNYENLEEKYLKFYKSVKEKKS